The Longimicrobiales bacterium nucleotide sequence ACTGGATGGAGAGGAACATGCTCGGCGCCAACTAGGCGATCAAGACGGATTCCACCGGACGGTTACTTCAGTCGCTCCGCTATCTATGGCCTGTTCCACTGTCCTCCCCCACGGCCACCTCACTTCCACCGCCCGGGGAACACCGGAAAGCCCGAGGATCTGTACGGGGTCATCACTGGACCAGTATCCGGCTCCGGAGTGGACTTCTCGGGCCGGGCCAGCCGTCCCGGCATACAGAACACGCATGGTCGCACCGATGCCCATCGGATTCCCAGGTGGGCCCACCAATCGTACTCTAAGCCCCGGCTCGGAACCTTCATTCTTGAACAGTTTGGTCTCTGCCCCGTGCTGTGCCACAGCAAGGTCGACGCGCCCATCGCCATCGAAATCCGCCATCGCTGCCCCGCGTTGGTCCCCATACGCGACGAGTCCGGAAACACGACCAGGCACTGCGGCGACACTCCCGTCGCCTCGTCCGAGCAACAAAAGTCCCCGCCCCGCGTCGTACCGAGGCGAGAATCTCTCCGTCGGGAAGAAATTCTGGGTGATCACGATGTCCTCCACTCCGTCTCCGTCCAGGTCCCCGACGCCAGCATGATGCGCGGGCGCAAGCTGCGCCTGGGTCGGTAAGGGAATGGCGTCGAAACCGGAGCCCGTGTTGAGGAAGGCCGTGTGGGCCAAAATGGTCACATGGGTCTGAAAGAGTTGAGCTGTCTCAACGCCAAAGACCTCAGCCAACGTGGCTTGGCTGTATGCCTGGAAACTGTCTAGTCGCCCCCTTACGGCCGGCAGCGCGGAGCGCACCTGTTCGTACCGAGCCAACGGAAAGAGTGGGCCACCCACCTCGCGGGCTCTCGACAAGCCGATCTCCCAGGTACCGCTCTGGTCCACATCAGCATACGCCAACGTCAGAGGGCGGTCGTTGGACGTTTTCAGTCGGGTATTCAGGCCTTCGTTGGTAGCGACCAGGTCCATGCGTCCATCACCGTTCAGATCTCCCGCGGTGATCCCACGCCATAACCCCCGGCTGCCCGCCAAGCCCCATGCGTCCGTGACGTCACTGAATCGGCCGGCATCGTTGAGGAAGAGGCGTACCGCCCCCCACTCGATCGCCAAAGCGAGGTCCGGGTCACCATCGGCATCGACGTCGGTGAACACCGCTCCGGATACCAAGCCCAGGTCAGTGAAGAGGCTGACCGAGTCCTCGAAATACTCACCGCCGTCATTGATGAGCAGTCGAGATGTAGCGGGCAGAGGGTAGAAGGCCGGCACGCTGCGCCCCCCGACGAATACATCGAGATCACCGTCACCGTCGACGTCCACCTGAGCCAGTGGCCCGACGGAGGAAAGGCTCGGCTCTGCGAGCGGCGCGGGAGCGCCGTGACCGTTCGGCTCGTAGCGCACGACTCCGGACAGCGCCCGAGCCTCCTCGGGACTTCTGGAGTCGAAACTCGTTTGGCCCGCAATAAACGCCACACCGTCGGGGCCCCACGTGGGGAGCACCGTCGTGAGGTCATGGGCGGTCACCGCACCAACCACTGAAGTGAAGCGCCCGTTGTCGTTCCGCAGCAGCGTCCTCGACTGCGCCTGACCAGCTGCGACCACAAGATCTGGATCCCCGTCACGGTCTACATCCGCCCAGGTCACCCCAGGCCCTAGCCGCGACAACTCATATGGTAGGAGAGGCTGTCGGCCGAGATCGGGAAACGCGACATCGGAATGCCGGTGCGCTATGAGATCCGAAACGTCTTGGAAGATCGGTTGGTCCAGGGTGGGGTCGCCCGGAGTCGTTGCTACAGCCCCCTCTTCGCGGATCTCGTAGACCCGATTCGCCCCTGCGGGCACTCGGGTGATGCGCCCACTCGGCCATTTCACCTCGAGCACCAGGTCGTCACTCAACGAATTCGCGGCGAAGGAGACCAAGTGCTCGGAGCTCGACAGGTACAAGCCAGCTCCGCGGACCTCCTTCTCCTGCGTAGCTACGGCTCCTCCGAGAAGTCGGATCCTGGCGCCGATGCCGTTCATGTTGGGTGCATCGCCGCGGAGACGCACAGCTACTCTCCCCGCAGTCGCTTCATTTCGCAAAAGAGCAGCCGGCATATTCAGTCGATTGATAACGGCGTC carries:
- a CDS encoding FG-GAP-like repeat-containing protein, with amino-acid sequence MMLRASLAVLLFVASGACAPEQPTTWQDEGSYRWRDVAVPSRGAAGFESMSSRRTGIDFENRLSTETARDHDHLLIGSGVTIGDYDGDGLPDVYFSRLEGGNALYRNLGGWRFEDVTATAGVVADGRYSTGAAFADVDGDGRLDLFVTALGGPNALFHNRGDGTFEDVTDRVGLGSTLGSTSAALADIDGDGDLDLYVAAYKVESAADVLRPYENASVELVVEGPDGPEIVEAFRGHFRIETRDGVEVAVEQADTDRLYLNDGTGAFAAVSWTEGRFLDQDGRPLTRDLDDFGLAVGFFDVDADGDPDLYVCNDFDDPDQLWINDGAGTFTAAAPFALRTTSHASMAVDFADVDRDGHMDFFVADMLSSDPARRLTQVPLHAAIEKPIGAVADRPQVGRNTLFLGRGDGTWAQIAEMAGVDGSEWTWGSVFLDVDLDGFEDLLAVNGHGRDMRDGDAFERISGLRGAMTWREAKSLYPDLPTRNRAFRNNGDLTFSEVAEEWGFASEPDVSHGIALGDLDGDGDLDAVINRLNMPAALLRNEATAGRVAVRLRGDAPNMNGIGARIRLLGGAVATQEKEVRGAGLYLSSSEHLVSFAANSLSDDLVLEVKWPSGRITRVPAGANRVYEIREEGAVATTPGDPTLDQPIFQDVSDLIAHRHSDVAFPDLGRQPLLPYELSRLGPGVTWADVDRDGDPDLVVAAGQAQSRTLLRNDNGRFTSVVGAVTAHDLTTVLPTWGPDGVAFIAGQTSFDSRSPEEARALSGVVRYEPNGHGAPAPLAEPSLSSVGPLAQVDVDGDGDLDVFVGGRSVPAFYPLPATSRLLINDGGEYFEDSVSLFTDLGLVSGAVFTDVDADGDPDLALAIEWGAVRLFLNDAGRFSDVTDAWGLAGSRGLWRGITAGDLNGDGRMDLVATNEGLNTRLKTSNDRPLTLAYADVDQSGTWEIGLSRAREVGGPLFPLARYEQVRSALPAVRGRLDSFQAYSQATLAEVFGVETAQLFQTHVTILAHTAFLNTGSGFDAIPLPTQAQLAPAHHAGVGDLDGDGVEDIVITQNFFPTERFSPRYDAGRGLLLLGRGDGSVAAVPGRVSGLVAYGDQRGAAMADFDGDGRVDLAVAQHGAETKLFKNEGSEPGLRVRLVGPPGNPMGIGATMRVLYAGTAGPAREVHSGAGYWSSDDPVQILGLSGVPRAVEVRWPWGRTVEQAIDSGATEVTVRWNPS